One Rhododendron vialii isolate Sample 1 chromosome 2a, ASM3025357v1 genomic region harbors:
- the LOC131311664 gene encoding cell number regulator 5 has protein sequence MAGDAVREEEEEEEEEGEKLLEGVTVLDFDLLCSTVAMRTQQGKWRKLDECEGDVDNNNNNGGGEFGGVLRMWEGEILDCFDDRRVAFQSACCPCYRFGKNMGRAGFGSCFVQGIVYLMLAAVALLNCIAFIVTKRHFFLYLGVAFTISVGTYLGFHRTQIRKKFNIRDSDSPLDDCVFHLICPCCSLSQETRTLEMNNVQDGTWHGRGDTICVGGYGEGSKAFFELHPPPIISTKSADPAVAQICGDRSWTSEVGHSAPLASQSQ, from the exons atGGCGGGAGATGCGgtgagggaggaggaggaggaggaggaggaggagggagagaagTTGTTGGAGGGGGTGACGGTGTTGGATTTCGACTTACTGTGCTCGACGGTGGCTATGCGGACCCAACAAGGGAAATGGAGGAAACTAGATGAATGCGAAGGAGAtgttgataataataataataatggtggtggtgaatTCGGGGGTGTTCTCAGGATGTGGGAAGGTGAAATCCTCGATTGCTTCGATGATCGACGCGTCGCTTTCCAATCCGCTTg TTGTCCATGCTATAGATTTGGAAAGAACATGGGACGAGCTGGTTTCGGTTCTTGTTTTGTTCAG GGGATTGTGTACCTCATGCTTGCTGCCGTTGCACTTCTCAACTGTATAGCCTTTATTGTGACCAAGAGACATTTTTTCCTGTATTTGGGTGTTGCTTTTACCATATCAGTTGGAACATACCTTGGCTTTCACCGTACGCAGATCAGAAAAAAGTTCAACATCAGA GATAGTGATAGTCCACTGGATGATTGTGTCTTCCATCTAATATGCCCTTGCTGCTCATTATCTCAG GAAACTAGAACATTGGAAATGAACAATGTCCAAGATGGGACATGGCATGGTAGGGGTGACACAATATGCGTAGGTGGATATGGTGAAGGCAGCAAAGCATTCTTTGAGCTACACCCACCTCCTATTATTTCAACCAAGTCTGCTGATCCCGCCGTTGCACAAATATGTGGGGATCGTTCATGGACTTCAGAAGTCGGGCATTCTGCACCTTTGGCCTCACAATCCCAATAG
- the LOC131311679 gene encoding uncharacterized protein LOC131311679 — protein sequence MSTKAASMPSHNPSTSGTHEIVPTKDTDPPSSSISTNPVQPPPTNDDEENSKPVKGANQRESEDEYSKATSLCFPFKFKHRNPKPKSVNNGSSNENGPNDGNADGGGGHSVPKQLSRLVEADLKFIEKASERITACQDDINTVKERFNKLNPDTGSEKDYRDLKKIVKKLKHKISSQHKDEHESHLWADGGAKANGTSADFDFDQKLNLTKNAAFELTLAFKEFEASYHELSMELKLCLLSFSIFPENAGIKKRVMIYWWMGEEFVPPLEASNNNMTVEQFANDYFKKLVAKGFVAPVHEKRRHGEYICKMDPFVRSMVIKLARRANFFDFDDVGNITEDDYSSLWACLMGKGKGLSNIKCLEKLHALFNLNEDILEFTPELFAKMENVNVLYLGRWQTRAVHHIEVEDTKTLKMKNANVLDGLEKAKHLRFLSLQGISRIVQLPESISKLASLTILDIRACHNLEVIPEGIGLLKNLTHLDMSECYLLDQMPKGLALLSKLEVLIGFVVGDSDPKTSCNLVDLAKLKNLRKLCIHTGDDDFPSNKDLGALNEYQKLKKLTIAWGRGSARSKAAETDKQDNSGGNRKENKKKDHDETEQGTEASNKSVQGSLRGTSTSKQLPGTPNRGSGEDSKSRDISGKRLPRALTKGNRDDGKNKDGSEPATLAAEKSKFQNFVQRSLTFNRVPEAPAEPVPPVLTLGLTKLDLQCFPKMTPPKWLSASKMTKLEKLYVRGGKFSDLGQFQDFEGKEKKDLWLEVKVLRLKYLIELEMDWRQLQDLFPKLEYLEKVKCPRLTLFPCDESGFWMKRK from the exons atgtCCACCAAAGCCGCCTCCATGCCGTCACATAACCCCTCCACCTCCGGCACCCACGAGATCGTGCCCACCAAAGACACCGACCCCCCTTCCTCCTCCATTTCCACCAACCCAGTCCAACCCCCGCCGACCAACGACGACGAAGAAAATTCAAAGCCAGTAAAAGGCGCAAATCAACGAGAATCCGAGGACGAATACTCCAAGGCGACTTCTCTGTGCTTTCCTTTCAAATTCAAgcaccgaaatccaaaacccaaatcagTTAACAACGGTAGCAGCAACGAAAACGGGCCAAATGACGGCAACGCTGACGGCGGAG GAGGCCATAGTGTGCCTAAGCAGCTTTCGAGATTGGTCGAAGCAGATCTGAAATTCATTGAGAAAGCATCCGAGAGGATTACGGCTTGCCAAGACGACATCAATACAGTGAAAGAGAGGTTCAACAAGCTCAACCCAGATACCGGAAGTGAAAAAGATTACAGGGACTTGAAGAAAATTGTCAAGAAATTAAAGCATAAGATCTCATCCCAACACAAGGATGAGCACGAGAGCCATCTGTGGGCGGATGGTGGTGCAAAGGCCAACGGAACTAGTGCAGACTTTGATTTTGATCAAAAACTTAACTTGACGAAGAATGCGGCGTTTGAGTTAACCCTTGCGTTCAAAGAATTTGAGGCGAGTTACCATGAGCTCAGCATGGAGTTGAAGCTGTGTCTCCTTAGTTTCTCGATATTCCCGGAAAATgctgggatcaagaaaagggtCATGATATACTGGTGGATGGGAGAGGAGTTTGTACCTCCCCTAGAAGCGAGCAACAACAATATGACTGTGGAGCAATTTGCCAATGACTACTTTAAGAAACTTGTTGCAAAGGGATTTGTTGCGCCCGTGCACGAAAAGCGCAGGCATGGGGAGTACATATGCAAGATGGACCCTTTTGTCCGCTCTATGGTGATTAAGCTTGCCAGGAGAGCTAACTTCTTCGATTTTGATGATGTGGGCAACATTACAGAGGATGACTATAGTTCTCTCTGGGCCTGCTTAATGGGCAAAGGTAAAGGGTTATCTAATATTAAGTGTTTAGAAAAACTTCATGCCCTGTTCAATCTTAATGAAGATATTCTTGAATTCACGCCCGAATTGTTTGCAAAGATGGAAAACGTCAATGTTCTTTATTTGGGAAGGTGGCAGACACGGGCTGTGCATCACATAGAGGTTGAGGACACCAAAACTTTAAAgatgaaaaatgcaaacgttttggATGGGTTGGAAAAGGCCAAACACCTTAGGTTTTTGAGTCTTCAAGGAATATCTAGAATTGTGCAGCTTCCCGAGTCCATTTCGAAGCTTGCGAGTCTTACGATCCTTGATATTAGGGCTTGTCACAACCTTGAGGTGATTCCAGAAGGCATTGGGTTGCTCAAGAATTTGACACACTTGGACATGTCGGAGTGTTACCTTTTAGATCAGATGCCCAAGGGACTTGCATTGCTCTCCAAACTCGAAGTCCTCATTGGCTTTGTGGTTGGAGATTCTGATCCAAAAACCTCCTGCAATCTTGTGGATTTggcaaaattaaaaaacctcCGCAAATTGTGCATTCACACTGGTGACGATGATTTTCCATCAAATAAAGATCTGGGTGCTTTGAATGAGTACCAAAAACTTAAGAAGCTAACAATCGCGTGGGGAAGGGGCTCTGCACGATCTAAGGCTGCTGAAACTGACAAGCAAGATAACAGTGGAGGaaatagaaaggaaaacaaaaagaaagaccaTGATGAAACCGAACAAGGTACTGAAGCTTCCAATAAATCGGTTCAAGGATCTCTAAGAGGAACCTCTACCTCTAAGCAATTGCCAGGCACCCCAAATAGAGGAAGTGGAGAAGACAGCAAAAGCAGAGATATTAGTGGTAAGCGATTGCCAAGGGCGCTGACTAAAGGAAATAGAGACGATGGGAAAAACAAAGATGGCAGTGAACCAGCAACACTGGCTGCTGAGaaatcaaaattccaaaactttGTGCAAAGATCGTTAACTTTTAACAGAGTCCCAGAGGCGCCAGCCGAGCCGGTGCCTCCTGTGCTTACCTTGGGACTGACAAAACTGGACCTTCAGTGTTTCCCCAAGATGACTCCACCAAAATGGCTGAGCGCTAGCAAGATGACGAAGTTAGAGAAGCTCTATGTCAGAGGAGGCAAATTCTCTGATCTGGGTCAATTCCAAGATTTTGAAGGCAAGGAGAAAAAGGACCTGTGGTTGGAAGTGAAGGTACTACGTCTTAAGTACTTGATTGAATTAGAGATGGATTGGCGACAACTGCAGGATTTATTTCCCAAATTGGAGTACTTGGAGAAGGTAAAATGCCCGAGACTCACTTTATTCCCATGCGACGAGAGCGGATTTTGGATGAAGAGAAAATAA
- the LOC131311687 gene encoding probable disease resistance protein At5g45440 → MADQNQIEEYLVEKLKKTLEELARGEKHLPARLANLYKKFKDLKKSLGGPNQKVLKPREKLYKLDNLLSEWRIHSKKKNHYSWESLCFVRNYGKELKNIAKELDDTASTGGTGDLPASNGPVSRKEVEDFRWSDRFVDENKVHGIHDKAISLKKFLVSGRENNDRRFSMIGIVGMRGVGKTTLAQVVFNKPEVKKHFLPRIWVCASKQPEDDFDRRIEIVKRMLMCLGVEEKIIESARQHGLKGFLFALRLQLTGKRYLIVLDDVWCKEEMYEEFSTNFCSSLEADENKCSEKLAYGLPKGYGGAVIVTSRIEKLVIKMVGEENLHIVKPLKDPKDCWKIFKDSAGQIDEEVAEDQKAKTVEDTDSANGHVDQQEEDPIEVNSASANGHVDQQEKDQIEENSANSASANGHVDQQVQDQIEENSASANGQNSNIQEKEEEDPIEREFKELKEKIIEKCAGLPLAARMMGEIARESDHQRTRRVPAESPQREQQQVVENPGVPESTQSDEQHRQED, encoded by the coding sequence ATGGCTGATCAAAATCAAATTGAAGAGTACCTAGTAGAGAAACTCAAGAAAACACTTGAAGAACTAGCGAGGGGAGAGAAACATCTCCCAGCCAGACTAGCTAATCTctataaaaaattcaaggattTGAAGAAATCACTTGGAGGTCCAAACCAGAAAGTACTAAAGCCAAGGGAAAAGCTCTACAAGCTCGACAACTTGTTGAGCGAGTGGAGAATTCactcgaagaagaagaaccatTACTCCTGGGAATCCCTTTGCTTTGTTCGCAATTACGGAAAGGAGTTGAAAAATATCGCAAAGGAACTCGATGATACTGCTTCGACCGGAGGAACTGGAGATTTACCGGCTAGCAATGGACCCGTCTCGCGCAAAGAAGTTGAAGATTTTCGATGGAGCGATCGATTTGTGGACGAAAATAAGGTTCATGGGATTCACGACAAGGCCATATCCCTTAAGAAATTCCTCGTTTCGGGGAGAGAAAACAACGATCGTCGGTTTAGTATGATTGGAATCGTTGGGATGAGAGGAGTGGGAAAGACGACGCTAGCCCAGGTGGTTTTCAACAAGCCGGAAGTGAAGAAACACTTCCTTCCGAGAATCTGGGTGTGCGCGTCGAAACAACCAGAGGACGATTTTGATCGTCGAATCGAGATTGTAAAGAGAATGCTGATGTGTCTTGGTGTCGAAGAAAAGATCATCGAGTCGGCCCGCCAACACGGGCTTAAAGGGTTTCTCTTCGCTCTTCGCCTGCAGTTAACGGGCAAGAGGTACCTGATTGTACTAGATGATGTGTGGTGCAAAGAAGAGATGTACGAGGAGTTCTCTACAAATTTCTGTTCGTCTTTGGAGGCAGACGAAAACAAATGTAGCGAAAAGCTCGCCTACGGATTGCCAAAAGGGTACGGGGGAGCGGTTATCGTAACCAGTAGGATTGAGAAATTAGTGATAAAAATGGTGGGTGAGGAGAACTTGCATATAGTCAAGCCGCTTAAAGATCCCAAGGACTGCTGGAAGATTTTCAAAGATTCAGCTGGGCAAATTGACGAAGAAGTGGCAGAGGATCAGAAAGCGAAGACCGTAGAGGATACTGACTCTGCTAATGGGCATGTTGACCAGCAGGAGGAGGATCCGATTGAAGTGAATTCTGCCTCTGCTAATGGGCATGTTGACCAACAGGAGAAGGATCAGATTGAAGAGAATTCTGCCAATTCTGCCTCTGCTAATGGGCATGTTGACCAGCAGGTACAGGATCAGATTGAAGAGAATTCTGCCTCTGCTAATGGGCAGAATTCTAACATacaggagaaggaggaggaggatccaATTGAAAGAGAGTTTAAGGAACTGAAAGAGAAGATTATAGAGAAGTGCGCCGGGCTTCCGTTGGCTGCAAGAATGATGGGGGAGATTGCTCGTGAATCGGATCATCAAAGAACAAGAAGAGTACCGGCCGAGAGTCCTCAGAGGGAGCAACAACAGGTTGTGGAAAACCCAGGAGTACCCGAGAGTACCCAGAGCGATGAGCAACACCGCCAGGAGGATTGA
- the LOC131311696 gene encoding putative cyclin-D6-1 isoform X1, giving the protein MALGTLSLSKNLPVMEFELEINPLTSLKEHQTDTVPALFADECHHIPSHYFSHSSKSRDFYISVRREAVSFILKAQFSCNFDPFIPYLAISYIDRFISKQEILIQRNRWMVKLLTISCLSIAAKMKNTELLLSDLQRDDEGFISDAKSIRRMELLVLSTLNWRMRPVTPFSFLHFFLSSFELRHPLSIESLKDRASEFIFKSHYEMKVLEYKPSIIAASALLCASQVLFPMEFPCFRAAIASCEYVNKEKLLSCLAMMEETEATDTDESQFDAVASGTKTPVSVLDRLLCCTPTQSETTATSSGTMITESDSIIKRRKINGPDLSYSTLLRSHATEFSGMR; this is encoded by the exons ATGGCTCTGggaaccctctctctctctaaaaacttACCAGTAATGGAGTTTGAGCTCGAGATTAATCCTTTAACAAGCTTAAAGGAACACCAAACCGACACCGTTCCAGCTCTCTTCGCCGACGAATGTCATCACATTCCTTCGCATTACTTCTCACACAGCTCCAAATCCAGAGACTTTTACATCTCTGTTCGTCGCGAAGCTGTTTCTTTCATCTTAAAG GCACAGTTCTCATGCAATTTCGATCCCTTCATACCTTACCTCGCCATTAGCTACATCGATCGATTCATCTCCAAGCAAGAAATTCTG ATACAGAGAAATCGGTGGATGGTTAAGCTTCTAACGATCTCGTGTCTGTCGATTGCTGCGAAGATGAAGAACACCGAATTGTTGCTCTCCGATTTACAG AGGGATGATGAAGGTTTCATCTCCGACGCGAAATCGATTCGCCGGATGGAGCTCCTCGTTCTCTCCACTCTCAACTGGCGAATGCGGCCGGTTACCCCATTCTCGTTCCTGCACTTCTTCCTTTCCTCGTTCGAGCTTCGACATCCGCTGTCAATTGAATCTCTGAAAGATCGAGCTTCGGAGTTCATCTTCAAATCTCATTATG AAATGAAGGTTTTAGAGTATAAACCGTCAATAATCGCAGCGTCAGCTCTCCTGTGCGCATCTCAAGTGTTGTTTCCTATGGAATTCCCCTGTTTTCGAGCTGCCATTGCTTCCTGTGAATACGTAAATAAA GAGAAGCTGTTGAGTTGCTTGGCAATGATGGAGGAGACAGAAGCAACGGACACTGACGAGTCACAGTTTGACGCAGTAGCTAGCGGCACAAAGACGCCCGTTAGCGTCCTGGACCGTCTACTCTGCTGTACGCCCACTCAAAGCGAGACCACTGCTACAAGCAGCGGCACGATGATCACAGAGAGTGATAGTATTATCAAACGGCGGAAAATCAATGGTCCCGATCTCTCGTACTCTACGCTTCTAAGATCGCATGCGACTGAATTCAGTGGTATGCGATAA
- the LOC131311696 gene encoding putative cyclin-D6-1 isoform X2, with the protein MALGTLSLSKNLPVMEFELEINPLTSLKEHQTDTVPALFADECHHIPSHYFSHSSKSRDFYISVRREAVSFILKAQFSCNFDPFIPYLAISYIDRFISKQEILRNRWMVKLLTISCLSIAAKMKNTELLLSDLQRDDEGFISDAKSIRRMELLVLSTLNWRMRPVTPFSFLHFFLSSFELRHPLSIESLKDRASEFIFKSHYEMKVLEYKPSIIAASALLCASQVLFPMEFPCFRAAIASCEYVNKEKLLSCLAMMEETEATDTDESQFDAVASGTKTPVSVLDRLLCCTPTQSETTATSSGTMITESDSIIKRRKINGPDLSYSTLLRSHATEFSGMR; encoded by the exons ATGGCTCTGggaaccctctctctctctaaaaacttACCAGTAATGGAGTTTGAGCTCGAGATTAATCCTTTAACAAGCTTAAAGGAACACCAAACCGACACCGTTCCAGCTCTCTTCGCCGACGAATGTCATCACATTCCTTCGCATTACTTCTCACACAGCTCCAAATCCAGAGACTTTTACATCTCTGTTCGTCGCGAAGCTGTTTCTTTCATCTTAAAG GCACAGTTCTCATGCAATTTCGATCCCTTCATACCTTACCTCGCCATTAGCTACATCGATCGATTCATCTCCAAGCAAGAAATTCTG AGAAATCGGTGGATGGTTAAGCTTCTAACGATCTCGTGTCTGTCGATTGCTGCGAAGATGAAGAACACCGAATTGTTGCTCTCCGATTTACAG AGGGATGATGAAGGTTTCATCTCCGACGCGAAATCGATTCGCCGGATGGAGCTCCTCGTTCTCTCCACTCTCAACTGGCGAATGCGGCCGGTTACCCCATTCTCGTTCCTGCACTTCTTCCTTTCCTCGTTCGAGCTTCGACATCCGCTGTCAATTGAATCTCTGAAAGATCGAGCTTCGGAGTTCATCTTCAAATCTCATTATG AAATGAAGGTTTTAGAGTATAAACCGTCAATAATCGCAGCGTCAGCTCTCCTGTGCGCATCTCAAGTGTTGTTTCCTATGGAATTCCCCTGTTTTCGAGCTGCCATTGCTTCCTGTGAATACGTAAATAAA GAGAAGCTGTTGAGTTGCTTGGCAATGATGGAGGAGACAGAAGCAACGGACACTGACGAGTCACAGTTTGACGCAGTAGCTAGCGGCACAAAGACGCCCGTTAGCGTCCTGGACCGTCTACTCTGCTGTACGCCCACTCAAAGCGAGACCACTGCTACAAGCAGCGGCACGATGATCACAGAGAGTGATAGTATTATCAAACGGCGGAAAATCAATGGTCCCGATCTCTCGTACTCTACGCTTCTAAGATCGCATGCGACTGAATTCAGTGGTATGCGATAA